One part of the Pandoraea faecigallinarum genome encodes these proteins:
- a CDS encoding MFS transporter, translated as MNASTKTDARQMRRVVVASLIGATIEWYDFFLYGVVAGIVFNKLYFPGGDPLVSTMLAYGTFAVGFLSRPLGGVIFGHFGDKLGRKSMLVMTLTIMGVATMLIGLVPTYAQIGLWAPVLLLLLRVLQGIGLGGEWGGAVLMAFEYAPKEKRGYYASIPQVGLALGLCLASGVVAVLSYALTSAQFLAWGWRVAFFLSVGLVAIGMYIRLNVMETPEFSKIKKAGTEIKIPIAEVLTKNPGNVLAGMGARFIDGVFFNIFGVFSIAYLTQTLKLSQTEALTGVMAAAFVMVFTIPFFGKLSDRIGRTRIYFWGSLATGLSSFAGFWLMKASGGNVMLVWLSIVIPLGVVYASVYGPEAALFSELFDARVRYTGISFVYQFSGIFASGLSPIIATYLLQKNGGEPWMICIYVLVAGLVSALCAAWIGSRKRRRHVWHGAGVTEH; from the coding sequence ATGAATGCATCGACCAAGACCGACGCCCGGCAGATGCGCCGTGTCGTCGTCGCCAGCCTCATCGGCGCCACCATCGAGTGGTACGACTTCTTCCTCTACGGTGTCGTCGCCGGCATCGTGTTCAACAAGCTGTATTTTCCCGGCGGTGATCCCCTCGTCTCGACGATGCTCGCCTACGGCACCTTCGCGGTCGGTTTCCTGAGCCGTCCGCTCGGGGGTGTGATCTTCGGGCATTTCGGCGACAAGCTCGGACGCAAGAGCATGCTCGTCATGACGCTCACAATAATGGGCGTGGCGACCATGCTCATCGGATTGGTGCCGACATACGCACAGATCGGATTGTGGGCGCCGGTGCTGCTGCTCTTGCTGCGCGTGCTGCAAGGCATCGGACTGGGCGGCGAATGGGGCGGGGCGGTGCTCATGGCGTTCGAGTACGCGCCGAAGGAAAAGCGCGGCTATTACGCCAGCATTCCGCAAGTCGGGCTGGCCCTCGGCCTGTGTCTCGCCTCCGGTGTCGTGGCCGTGCTGTCGTATGCGCTGACGAGCGCGCAGTTCCTCGCCTGGGGCTGGCGTGTCGCGTTCTTCCTGTCGGTCGGGCTCGTCGCCATCGGCATGTACATTCGCCTCAATGTAATGGAAACGCCGGAATTCTCGAAGATCAAGAAGGCCGGCACCGAGATCAAGATTCCGATTGCGGAGGTGCTTACGAAAAACCCCGGCAACGTGCTTGCCGGCATGGGCGCGCGCTTCATCGACGGCGTGTTCTTCAACATTTTCGGCGTGTTCTCCATCGCCTACCTGACGCAGACGCTCAAACTCTCGCAGACCGAGGCGCTCACGGGAGTGATGGCCGCCGCGTTCGTGATGGTCTTTACGATCCCGTTCTTCGGCAAGCTCTCGGACCGCATCGGCCGCACCCGGATCTACTTCTGGGGCTCGCTCGCCACCGGCCTGTCGTCGTTCGCGGGTTTCTGGCTGATGAAGGCGAGCGGCGGCAACGTGATGCTCGTGTGGCTGTCCATCGTGATTCCGCTGGGTGTCGTCTACGCGTCGGTCTACGGTCCGGAAGCCGCCCTCTTCTCCGAACTCTTCGACGCCCGCGTGCGCTACACCGGCATCTCGTTCGTCTATCAGTTCTCGGGCATCTTCGCGAGCGGCCTGAGCCCGATCATCGCCACGTACCTGTTGCAGAAGAACGGCGGCGAGCCGTGGATGATCTGCATCTACGTGCTGGTCGCGGGTCTCGTCAGTGCGCTGTGCGCCGCGTGGATCGGCAGTCGCAAGCGCCGCCGGCATGTTTGGCACGGGGCCGGCGTGACGGAACATTGA
- a CDS encoding IS5 family transposase (programmed frameshift), with product MTRKKYASDISREKFSEIEPLLRSVRRRTKPTTVDLYEVFCAVLYLLRTGCQWRFLPSEFPKWQTVYAYFSKWSQPDQHGVSVLEQALKKSQVGAARTRQGRSASTTFLIVDAQSVKNTDTAAHKGYDAGKKVSGIKRHIAVDTQGLPHAVAVTTAEVTDRKGALLAFEHGKPRLGQVQSVLVDGGYVGEPFAQGVREILGERVTVQIAKRSELHTFKVLPQRWVVERSFAWLEKNRRLWKNCERLLNTSLQFVHLAFLALLLRRS from the exons ATGACGAGAAAGAAATACGCGAGTGACATAAGCCGAGAGAAGTTCTCGGAGATCGAGCCGCTGTTGCGCAGCGTGCGCCGGCGCACGAAGCCCACGACGGTGGACTTGTACGAGGTGTTTTGCGCGGTGCTGTATCTGTTGCGTACAGGTTGCCAATGGCGCTTCTTGCCCAGCGAGTTTCCCAAGTGGCAAACCGTCTACGCGTATTTCAGCAAATGGAGTCAGCCTGACCAGCACGGCGTGAGCGTGCTGGAGCAGGCACTCAAAAAATC TCAGGTTGGCGCGGCGCGCACAAGACAGGGACGCAGCGCCAGCACGACGTTCTTGATCGTGGACGCGCAGAGCGTGAAGAACACTGACACGGCAGCGCATAAGGGTTATGACGCGGGCAAGAAGGTGTCGGGCATCAAGCGTCATATTGCCGTAGACACGCAGGGCTTGCCGCACGCCGTGGCGGTAACCACTGCCGAGGTGACCGATCGCAAAGGAGCGTTGCTGGCGTTCGAGCACGGCAAGCCTCGCTTGGGACAGGTGCAAAGTGTGCTGGTCGATGGCGGTTACGTGGGCGAACCCTTCGCGCAGGGCGTGCGCGAGATCTTGGGCGAGCGGGTCACGGTGCAGATCGCCAAACGCAGCGAACTGCATACTTTCAAGGTCCTGCCGCAGCGTTGGGTCGTCGAGCGCAGTTTCGCCTGGCTGGAGAAGAACCGGCGCTTATGGAAGAACTGTGAGCGTTTGCTCAACACCAGCTTGCAGTTTGTCCATCTCGCCTTTTTGGCACTGCTGCTCAGGAGATCGTAA
- a CDS encoding IclR family transcriptional regulator, with the protein MQATRDSGALDDGDLRASEAARNLRALAVIERLAMAGQPYTLSQLASRLAIPKATLMRLIEALEVCGYVSHVPDSRGSERGLSLGPRAARLALVTLANNNFTRAARSLLRTLVERVGETVNLTALDGDEVLYIERVETNEPLRMQMHPGMRVPLHCTASGKLFLSQMPAAERRAVLSRLTLKRMTPRTITDPGLLEAELDRLAGRGIGIDNEEFVRGMVAVGVPVRAPDDGHVRAVLAVHGPTARVTLEQLTGLVPTLRDTAMALAPLLDWQRAGKAQALAKKAEEESAERAKAL; encoded by the coding sequence ATGCAGGCAACGCGCGACTCCGGCGCGCTGGACGACGGCGATCTGCGTGCGAGCGAGGCGGCGCGCAATCTGCGCGCGCTCGCCGTCATCGAACGTCTGGCCATGGCCGGACAGCCGTACACCCTGTCGCAGTTGGCGTCGCGTCTCGCGATCCCGAAGGCCACGCTCATGCGGTTGATCGAGGCGCTGGAAGTGTGCGGCTACGTCTCGCACGTGCCCGATTCGCGCGGCTCGGAACGCGGGCTGTCGCTCGGCCCACGAGCGGCGCGGCTCGCGCTCGTCACGCTGGCAAACAACAACTTCACGCGCGCGGCGCGCTCACTCCTGCGCACGCTGGTCGAGCGGGTCGGCGAAACGGTGAATCTCACCGCGCTCGATGGCGACGAGGTTCTCTACATCGAGCGCGTGGAGACGAACGAACCGCTGCGCATGCAGATGCACCCGGGCATGCGCGTGCCCTTGCATTGCACGGCGAGCGGCAAGTTGTTCCTGTCGCAGATGCCGGCGGCCGAGCGCCGTGCGGTGCTCTCGCGCCTGACGCTCAAACGCATGACGCCCAGGACGATCACCGATCCCGGCCTGCTGGAAGCCGAACTGGATCGCCTCGCCGGGCGCGGCATCGGCATCGACAATGAGGAGTTCGTGCGGGGCATGGTGGCCGTGGGCGTGCCTGTGCGGGCGCCCGACGACGGCCATGTCCGTGCCGTGCTGGCCGTGCACGGCCCGACGGCGCGCGTGACGCTGGAGCAATTGACGGGACTGGTGCCGACGCTGCGCGACACCGCGATGGCGCTCGCTCCGCTGCTCGACTGGCAGCGCGCGGGCAAGGCGCAGGCATTGGCGAAAAAGGCGGAGGAAGAAAGCGCAGAGAGGGCGAAGGCCCTCTGA
- a CDS encoding IclR family transcriptional regulator encodes MNDVAIGHDSPQDSKADTPTLRAFALLEYLVAADAPVSLADMAHDIQMPKASLHRMLGSLEAGGLVIREPGQKNAYVIGPRLAQLSLGVMMQAGARRMRHAILGRLVADLGETCNLTMLHETEVLYLDRMEAPWPLRLDLKPGSHVPAHSSASGKLLLAMMPREQRAALLRAMKLQRFTPNTLTDPELLESELDRIARKGIAVDNEEFVLGIACVAAPVLKEDGACIAAVAVHAPVSRTSLSKAMDFVPRLQEAAKELAKTF; translated from the coding sequence ATGAACGACGTAGCGATTGGCCACGACTCCCCGCAGGACAGCAAGGCGGATACCCCGACCCTTCGGGCATTCGCGCTGCTGGAATATCTCGTGGCTGCCGACGCGCCCGTCTCGCTCGCCGATATGGCGCATGACATCCAGATGCCCAAGGCGTCGCTGCACCGCATGCTCGGTTCGCTCGAAGCGGGCGGACTGGTGATTCGCGAGCCGGGTCAGAAGAATGCTTACGTGATCGGGCCGCGTCTGGCGCAACTGAGTCTGGGCGTGATGATGCAGGCCGGTGCGCGCCGTATGCGTCACGCGATTCTGGGCCGTCTCGTGGCCGATCTCGGCGAGACGTGCAACCTGACGATGCTGCATGAAACCGAGGTGCTTTATCTCGACCGCATGGAAGCGCCGTGGCCGCTTCGTCTCGATCTGAAGCCCGGCTCGCACGTGCCCGCGCACAGCAGTGCGAGCGGCAAGCTGCTACTTGCAATGATGCCGCGCGAGCAACGCGCCGCGCTGCTGCGCGCCATGAAACTGCAACGTTTCACGCCCAACACGCTGACCGACCCCGAATTACTGGAGAGCGAACTCGATCGCATCGCGCGCAAGGGCATTGCCGTCGATAACGAGGAATTCGTGCTGGGCATCGCCTGCGTGGCGGCGCCCGTGCTCAAGGAAGACGGCGCGTGTATCGCCGCCGTGGCAGTGCACGCGCCAGTGTCGCGCACCTCGCTATCGAAGGCGATGGACTTCGTGCCGCGTCTTCAGGAAGCCGCCAAGGAACTCGCGAAGACGTTCTGA
- a CDS encoding AAA family ATPase, producing METATQQPDRTVDARAVFGIETDLQVPAFSERDDHVPEIDTAYRFNPDVTLAILAGFMNNRRVMVQGMHGTGKSTHIEQVAARLNWPCVRVNLDGHISRLDLVGKDAIVVRDGHQVTEFQEGIVPWALQRPVALIFDEYDAGRPDVMFVIQRILERDGKFTLLDQNRVIHPHPGFRMFATTNTVGLGNLNGLYHGTQVLNHAQIDRWNVVATLDYLSREDEAGIVLARVPALDNDAGRALVGSMVSVAELTRKGFATGDLSTLMSPRTVINWAENAGIFHDAGLAFRLTFLNKCDEAERPVVAEYYQRAFGRELPLTDGGRSLLAGAS from the coding sequence ATGGAGACCGCAACCCAACAACCGGATCGCACTGTCGATGCCCGCGCCGTGTTCGGTATCGAGACCGATCTTCAGGTGCCGGCGTTCAGCGAGCGCGACGACCATGTGCCCGAGATCGACACGGCGTACCGCTTCAATCCCGACGTGACGCTGGCGATTCTGGCCGGATTCATGAACAACCGCCGCGTGATGGTGCAGGGCATGCACGGCACAGGCAAATCGACGCACATCGAGCAGGTGGCGGCGCGTTTGAACTGGCCCTGCGTGCGCGTGAATCTCGACGGGCACATCAGCCGTCTCGATCTCGTGGGTAAGGACGCCATTGTCGTGCGCGACGGCCATCAGGTCACCGAATTCCAGGAGGGCATCGTGCCGTGGGCGCTGCAACGCCCCGTGGCGCTGATCTTCGACGAGTACGATGCCGGCCGTCCCGACGTGATGTTCGTGATTCAGCGCATTCTGGAGCGCGACGGCAAATTCACGCTGCTCGACCAGAACCGCGTGATCCATCCGCATCCCGGCTTCCGGATGTTCGCCACGACGAACACCGTCGGTCTCGGCAACCTGAACGGTCTGTATCACGGCACGCAGGTGCTCAACCACGCGCAGATCGACCGCTGGAACGTGGTGGCCACGCTCGACTATCTCTCGCGCGAAGACGAAGCGGGCATCGTGCTCGCACGCGTGCCGGCACTCGACAACGACGCGGGACGCGCGCTCGTCGGCTCGATGGTCAGTGTGGCCGAACTCACCCGCAAGGGCTTCGCGACGGGCGACCTGTCCACGCTCATGTCGCCGCGCACGGTCATCAACTGGGCGGAGAACGCCGGCATCTTCCACGATGCGGGGCTGGCCTTCCGGCTCACGTTCCTGAACAAGTGCGACGAAGCGGAGCGCCCGGTTGTGGCGGAGTACTACCAGCGGGCCTTCGGCCGCGAGTTGCCGTTGACGGACGGCGGCCGCTCGCTGCTGGCCGGTGCGTCATGA
- a CDS encoding cobaltochelatase CobT-related protein: MTRGSISEREAAQRAARGEALCAATVRALTGDAALHYSGARLCRNMRPLPLHAPHLQTLPPPADPLMTMRGAADGAALRLRHSDAALHRTLQPDASLERLLFELLEQLRCETFIPPGMPGIEANLRDRFETWSRAMHATGVAESHVGLLLYTVAQMSWSRLTGHPVVEDTEGLIEATRMAIAPRIGGALAGMRRTRTDQAAFAAFARELAADIAALIRAAGGDAQEDNAKDDEDAGGVRNAFSLFLDFDEQEDDGITLAHSGDSRVLKASGQGYRVFTNRYDRELYAGTLVRRALLTEFRERLDERIVAQAINVARLARALKAALAVPQRDGWSFGEEQGRIDGRRLAQLVSSPAERRLFRLEKHTLLAESMVSFLIDCSGSMKAQIDAVAMIVDVLSRALDAAGVTNEILGFTTGAWNGGRARADWLARGKPRFPGRLNEVSHLIFKDAVTSWRRARTDIASLFKADLFREGVDGEALEWACERLRSRSANRRVLIVISDGSPMDAATNQVNDEHYLDHHLREVVAQQQARGDVEVLGLGVGLDLSPYYRNSLALDLTSLPDMTMLAKLADWIGSGGRRGNA, translated from the coding sequence ATGACGCGAGGGTCGATCTCCGAGCGCGAGGCGGCACAACGCGCCGCGCGCGGCGAAGCGCTGTGCGCCGCGACCGTGCGCGCCCTGACCGGAGACGCTGCCCTGCACTACAGCGGCGCACGTCTGTGCAGGAACATGCGGCCATTGCCCCTGCACGCGCCGCATCTGCAAACCCTGCCTCCCCCTGCCGACCCGCTGATGACCATGCGCGGCGCTGCCGACGGCGCGGCCCTTCGGCTTCGCCACAGCGACGCCGCGTTGCATCGCACGCTGCAACCGGACGCGTCGCTGGAGCGCCTGCTTTTCGAACTGCTGGAGCAACTGCGCTGCGAGACCTTCATTCCGCCGGGCATGCCCGGCATCGAGGCTAACCTGCGCGACCGTTTCGAAACGTGGTCGCGTGCGATGCACGCCACGGGGGTGGCCGAGAGTCACGTCGGCCTGCTGCTCTACACCGTGGCGCAGATGAGCTGGTCGCGGCTCACCGGCCATCCGGTCGTCGAGGACACGGAAGGGCTGATCGAAGCCACGCGCATGGCCATCGCACCCCGCATTGGCGGGGCGCTCGCCGGCATGCGCCGCACGCGCACCGATCAGGCGGCGTTCGCCGCCTTCGCGCGCGAATTGGCCGCCGATATCGCGGCACTGATTCGTGCGGCGGGCGGTGACGCGCAGGAAGACAATGCGAAGGACGACGAGGACGCCGGGGGCGTGCGCAACGCGTTCTCGCTGTTTCTCGACTTCGATGAGCAGGAAGACGACGGGATCACGCTGGCGCATTCGGGCGACAGCCGCGTGCTCAAGGCGTCCGGACAGGGTTACCGTGTCTTCACGAATCGTTACGACCGCGAACTGTATGCGGGCACGCTGGTGCGGCGGGCGTTGCTTACCGAATTTCGCGAGCGGCTCGACGAACGGATCGTCGCGCAGGCGATCAACGTTGCCCGACTCGCGCGTGCGCTCAAGGCGGCGCTGGCCGTGCCGCAGCGCGACGGCTGGTCGTTCGGCGAGGAACAGGGGCGCATCGATGGGCGACGTCTCGCGCAACTGGTCAGTTCGCCCGCGGAGCGGCGGCTTTTCCGCTTGGAAAAGCACACATTGCTTGCCGAGTCGATGGTGAGTTTCCTCATCGACTGTTCCGGCTCGATGAAGGCGCAGATCGATGCGGTCGCGATGATCGTCGACGTGCTTTCCCGCGCGCTCGACGCCGCCGGTGTGACCAACGAGATCCTCGGATTCACGACCGGCGCGTGGAATGGCGGGCGGGCACGCGCGGACTGGCTCGCGCGCGGCAAACCGCGCTTTCCTGGCCGTCTGAACGAAGTCTCGCATCTGATCTTCAAGGACGCCGTCACCAGCTGGCGACGCGCGCGCACCGACATCGCGTCGCTGTTCAAGGCGGATCTGTTTCGCGAAGGGGTGGACGGCGAGGCGCTCGAATGGGCGTGCGAGCGTTTGCGCTCGCGCAGCGCGAACCGTCGTGTGCTGATCGTGATTTCGGACGGCAGCCCGATGGACGCCGCCACCAACCAGGTCAACGACGAGCACTATCTCGACCATCATCTGCGCGAAGTCGTGGCGCAGCAGCAGGCCCGGGGCGACGTGGAAGTGCTGGGTCTCGGCGTCGGCCTGGACCTCAGTCCCTACTACCGCAACTCGCTGGCGCTGGATCTCACGTCGTTGCCGGACATGACAATGCTGGCGAAGCTCGCCGACTGGATCGGCAGTGGCGGGCGTCGCGGCAACGCCTGA
- a CDS encoding TSUP family transporter — protein MTWQAVQASLPLMLLLGFATYFQTVTGFGLGMIVLGGASGFGLAPVASVAILVSLVTLINSALALPGTWHLIDWRAVRAATLGIVPSVVAGVLLFDYLNGTASNILHLLLGAVVLYGGIGSAIRPAPRTERAGDAGFFFSGIFGGLLSGMFGISGPPLIFYFYRQPLTLVQIRCALILLFAVTASIRTAYSALAGQLPASMWWQAAIALPVVTFATLFARRHPPPLSGTTTRRLAFVTLILLGAHLTIDALTAML, from the coding sequence ATGACGTGGCAAGCGGTTCAGGCGTCGCTGCCGTTGATGCTGTTGCTCGGGTTTGCGACGTATTTCCAGACGGTCACCGGCTTCGGCCTGGGGATGATCGTGCTGGGCGGGGCAAGCGGGTTCGGGCTGGCGCCGGTTGCAAGTGTCGCCATTCTGGTGAGTCTGGTCACGCTCATCAACAGCGCGCTCGCCCTGCCGGGCACGTGGCATCTGATCGACTGGCGCGCCGTGCGCGCGGCGACACTGGGCATTGTGCCGTCGGTCGTCGCCGGCGTGCTGCTGTTCGATTACCTGAATGGCACGGCGTCCAACATTCTGCATTTGCTGCTGGGGGCTGTCGTGCTTTACGGCGGCATCGGTTCGGCGATCCGGCCTGCGCCCCGGACCGAGCGCGCGGGCGACGCGGGCTTCTTCTTCAGTGGCATCTTCGGCGGCCTTCTGAGCGGCATGTTCGGAATCTCCGGGCCGCCGCTGATCTTCTACTTTTACCGGCAGCCGCTCACGCTCGTGCAGATTCGCTGCGCGCTGATTCTGCTGTTCGCGGTAACCGCCTCGATCCGCACGGCTTATAGCGCGCTGGCGGGGCAATTGCCCGCGTCGATGTGGTGGCAGGCCGCCATCGCGCTGCCCGTCGTGACGTTCGCCACCTTGTTCGCGCGTCGTCACCCGCCGCCGCTATCGGGGACCACAACGCGGCGGCTCGCGTTTGTCACGTTGATTCTGCTCGGCGCGCATCTGACGATCGACGCGTTGACAGCGATGCTGTGA
- the pta gene encoding phosphate acetyltransferase codes for MKAINRIIDTARRAPMRIVLCESEDERVLTAAARATREGIARIVLVGDIARTQRAAGAARIDLAGMELIDPATSDMTEAFSHIWYGIRSKKGMTRNQAAEAMRSPLGFANMMVRLGHADGSVAGAVNTTADVVRMAIQIIGVQPSFKLVSSFFLMMLCEPFHTMKGGLIFSDCALVVDPDAEQLAQIALAAADSASALLMEPPRVAMLSFSTSGSAKHAAVDKVVAATHLVKQARPQLAIDGDVQLDAAIVEEIAQRKVVHSQTEGHANTLIFPSLDAGNIGYKLAERIGGAKAIGPLLQGLNRPANDLSRGCSADDIYYVIGVTCVQAQAARAKLTGTSPLALRV; via the coding sequence ATGAAAGCCATTAACCGCATCATCGATACCGCGCGCCGCGCACCGATGCGCATCGTGTTGTGCGAGTCGGAGGACGAGCGCGTGCTCACCGCGGCGGCACGCGCCACGCGCGAGGGCATTGCACGCATCGTGCTCGTCGGCGACATCGCCAGAACGCAACGCGCCGCCGGCGCCGCGCGTATCGATCTCGCCGGCATGGAACTGATCGATCCGGCAACGTCGGACATGACCGAAGCGTTCTCGCACATCTGGTATGGCATCCGTTCGAAAAAGGGGATGACGCGGAATCAGGCCGCCGAAGCAATGCGCTCGCCGCTGGGGTTCGCGAACATGATGGTGCGCCTCGGTCACGCCGACGGCTCCGTCGCGGGCGCGGTCAACACGACGGCCGACGTCGTGCGCATGGCGATTCAGATCATCGGCGTGCAACCGTCGTTCAAGCTCGTGTCGAGCTTTTTCCTGATGATGCTCTGCGAACCTTTTCACACGATGAAGGGCGGGCTCATCTTCTCGGACTGCGCGCTCGTCGTGGATCCGGATGCGGAGCAACTCGCGCAGATCGCACTGGCGGCGGCCGATAGCGCGAGCGCCCTGCTCATGGAACCGCCGCGCGTAGCGATGCTTTCCTTCTCGACGAGCGGCAGCGCGAAGCATGCCGCAGTCGACAAGGTGGTGGCGGCGACGCATCTGGTCAAGCAGGCGCGTCCGCAACTCGCCATCGACGGCGACGTGCAACTCGATGCGGCCATCGTCGAGGAAATCGCGCAACGCAAGGTCGTGCATTCGCAAACCGAGGGACACGCCAACACGCTGATCTTTCCGAGTCTCGACGCGGGCAACATCGGCTACAAGCTCGCGGAGCGCATCGGCGGTGCGAAGGCCATCGGTCCGCTGTTGCAGGGCCTGAATCGTCCCGCAAACGACCTCTCGCGCGGATGCAGCGCCGACGACATCTATTACGTGATCGGCGTGACCTGCGTGCAGGCACAGGCCGCGCGCGCCAAGCTGACCGGAACCTCGCCGCTCGCCCTCCGGGTATGA
- the xsc gene encoding sulfoacetaldehyde acetyltransferase → MNAKDPATATQQMTASDAGPQTMTPSEAFVETMVANGVSEMFGIMGSAFMDAMDIFAPAGIRLIPVVHEQGAGHMADGYARVSGRHGVVIGQNGPGISNCVTAIAAAYWAHSPVVIVTPEAGTMGIGLGGFQEAKQLPMFQEFTKYQGHVTHPARMAEFTGRCFDRAMAEMGPTQLNIPRDYFYGQIKTEIPRPQRLDRGAGGEERLNEAAELLAQARFPVIISGGGVVMADAIEECKALAERLGAPVVNSYLHNDSFPANHPLWCGPLGYQGSKAAMKLLAQADVVVALGSRLGPFGTLPQHGLDYWPKNAKIIQIDADHKMLGLVKKISVGICGDAKAAAVALSQRLAGRTLACDATRAARADQIATEKAAWEKELDEWTHERDPYSLDMIEEQKHEKTFNGGHYLHPRQVLRELEKAMPEDVMVSTDIGNINSVANSYLRFNKPRSFFAAMSWGNCGYAFPTIIGAKVAAPHRPAISYAGDGAWGMSLMETLTCVRHNIPVTAVVFHNRQWGAEKKNQVDFYNRRFVAGELESPSFANIARAMGAEGIVVDRLEDVGPALRKAIDLQMNHGKTTIIEIMCTRELGDPFRRDALSKPVRMLDKYKDYV, encoded by the coding sequence ATGAATGCCAAAGATCCGGCTACGGCCACCCAGCAAATGACGGCTTCCGATGCCGGTCCGCAAACGATGACGCCTTCGGAAGCGTTCGTCGAAACGATGGTCGCCAACGGCGTGAGCGAAATGTTCGGCATCATGGGCTCGGCCTTCATGGATGCAATGGACATCTTCGCGCCGGCCGGCATTCGTCTGATTCCGGTGGTACACGAACAGGGCGCCGGTCACATGGCCGACGGTTATGCCCGCGTGTCGGGTCGCCACGGTGTGGTGATCGGCCAGAACGGTCCGGGCATCAGCAACTGTGTCACCGCCATCGCCGCGGCTTACTGGGCGCACAGCCCGGTCGTGATCGTCACGCCGGAAGCGGGCACGATGGGCATCGGGCTGGGCGGTTTCCAGGAGGCGAAGCAACTGCCGATGTTCCAGGAGTTCACGAAATATCAGGGCCACGTGACGCATCCGGCGCGCATGGCCGAATTCACCGGCCGCTGCTTCGATCGCGCGATGGCCGAAATGGGTCCGACGCAGCTCAACATTCCGCGTGACTACTTCTACGGTCAGATCAAGACCGAAATCCCGCGTCCGCAACGCCTGGACCGTGGCGCCGGCGGCGAAGAGCGTCTGAACGAAGCGGCGGAACTGCTCGCACAGGCCAGGTTCCCGGTCATCATCTCCGGCGGCGGCGTGGTCATGGCCGACGCCATCGAGGAGTGCAAGGCACTCGCCGAACGTCTTGGCGCGCCGGTCGTCAACAGCTATCTGCACAACGATTCGTTCCCGGCCAACCATCCGCTGTGGTGCGGCCCGCTCGGCTATCAAGGCTCGAAGGCGGCCATGAAGCTGCTCGCCCAGGCCGACGTGGTCGTCGCGCTCGGCTCGCGCCTCGGACCGTTCGGCACACTGCCGCAACACGGTCTGGACTACTGGCCGAAGAACGCCAAGATCATCCAGATCGACGCCGATCACAAGATGCTCGGTCTCGTGAAGAAGATTTCGGTCGGTATCTGCGGCGACGCCAAGGCCGCGGCCGTCGCGCTATCGCAACGTCTGGCCGGGCGTACGCTCGCGTGCGACGCCACGCGCGCCGCCCGCGCCGATCAGATCGCGACCGAGAAGGCGGCGTGGGAGAAGGAACTCGACGAGTGGACCCACGAGCGCGATCCGTACAGCCTCGACATGATCGAAGAGCAGAAGCACGAGAAGACCTTCAACGGCGGCCACTATCTGCATCCGCGTCAGGTGCTGCGCGAGTTGGAGAAAGCGATGCCGGAAGACGTCATGGTCTCGACCGACATCGGCAACATCAACTCGGTCGCCAACAGCTATCTGCGCTTCAACAAGCCGCGCAGCTTCTTCGCGGCAATGAGCTGGGGTAACTGCGGTTATGCGTTCCCGACGATCATCGGCGCCAAGGTCGCCGCACCGCACCGTCCGGCGATCTCATACGCCGGCGACGGCGCGTGGGGCATGAGCCTGATGGAAACGCTCACGTGTGTGCGTCACAACATTCCGGTCACGGCCGTGGTCTTCCACAACCGTCAGTGGGGCGCGGAGAAAAAGAACCAGGTGGACTTCTACAACCGCCGTTTCGTCGCCGGTGAGCTGGAAAGCCCGAGCTTCGCCAACATCGCCCGCGCGATGGGCGCAGAAGGTATCGTGGTCGATCGTCTGGAAGATGTCGGCCCGGCGCTCAGGAAGGCCATCGATCTTCAGATGAATCACGGCAAGACGACCATCATCGAAATCATGTGTACTCGCGAACTGGGCGATCCGTTCCGCCGCGACGCGCTCTCCAAGCCGGTGCGCATGCTCGACAAGTACAAGGACTACGTCTGA
- a CDS encoding nuclear transport factor 2 family protein codes for MTTQNDSAAIRLLTTFNDAWNRHDIDALMACMTDTCVFHAVAGPDMLGRTFEGREAVRAAFQSAWETFPDASWTEGEHFVAGDRGVSESTFRGTKADGTRVEARMVDVFTLRDGKIEVKNAFRKDRPAF; via the coding sequence ATGACGACTCAAAACGACTCCGCCGCCATCCGTCTGCTCACGACATTCAACGACGCCTGGAACCGGCACGACATCGACGCCCTCATGGCCTGCATGACCGACACGTGCGTTTTCCACGCGGTCGCCGGGCCCGACATGCTGGGGCGCACCTTCGAAGGCCGCGAAGCCGTGCGCGCCGCGTTCCAGTCCGCGTGGGAGACCTTCCCCGATGCATCGTGGACGGAAGGCGAACACTTCGTCGCGGGCGATCGCGGCGTCTCGGAATCGACGTTCCGCGGCACGAAGGCGGACGGCACGCGCGTCGAAGCGCGCATGGTCGACGTCTTCACCCTGCGCGACGGCAAGATCGAAGTGAAGAACGCATTCCGCAAGGACCGCCCGGCGTTCTGA